The Actinomycetota bacterium genome includes a region encoding these proteins:
- a CDS encoding EthD family reductase yields MSREDFGQYLRETHLPLVTRLPGLRRLVVNWVLPDPNEPPPAYDAVAEDWFDDPAAMGAALASPEGQAVAADVPNDLDLSRVALLVVEEEDVPLPTGPAASPAG; encoded by the coding sequence ATGAGCCGGGAGGACTTCGGGCAGTACCTGCGGGAGACCCACCTGCCCTTGGTCACCAGGCTGCCCGGGCTGCGGCGGTTGGTGGTGAACTGGGTGCTTCCGGACCCGAACGAGCCGCCGCCGGCCTACGACGCCGTCGCCGAGGACTGGTTCGATGACCCGGCGGCGATGGGCGCCGCCTTGGCCTCGCCCGAGGGGCAGGCGGTCGCCGCCGACGTCCCGAACGACCTGGACCTGAGCCGGGTCGCGCTCCTGGTCGTGGAGGAGGAGGACGTTCCCCTGCCCACAGGACCCGCCGCGTCCCCTGCCGGCTGA